A region of Rhodamnia argentea isolate NSW1041297 chromosome 9, ASM2092103v1, whole genome shotgun sequence DNA encodes the following proteins:
- the LOC115728656 gene encoding ankyrin repeat-containing protein At5g02620-like, with the protein MDPKVYQAANSGDFDSLKAIISGNGEDLFYQTTPKGNNILHLAAQHKQVHFIGLVLQCPSGPSLLWQVNSKGDTPLHLAAKVGSHQVVRVFTDLAKSLHWVVDDGQVDACKELLRKPNLHQDTALHYAIRGCHNWVVQLLIEEDPQLRDLTNAADESPLYLAVRRGFTYIPELNLGAFSSSSSHKGPKGLTALHAAVFRSSTWLLKILEKRPEVIREADDSGWTPLHYAASAGKVEAVRLLLRHDTSVAYVVDKGGQSALHIAAFRGHVNVIGELLRSCPDAGDIMNTKGQTALHAAVIGGRVNVVEYILGMPNLEDLINEQDDDGNTALHLAALRKKYEAIYMLARDKRVDRIATNKDHLTAIDIFYAHKEVGYRAAKVRHVLKYSCGISNYQGLVIEYVKQRLDKQHAESQRVVSMTTTTESSIANQENLDSSKRSIVDLQLLVAVLIATVTFTAAFTMPGGHNNDGHDQGMATLAGRAAFQAFVISNTTAFGFSILAIFLQFDTSVAGESVFQRRYTGMAGNCIYIAILGMVLAFACGTYVVLTKTIGLGIIPYVMSGCLMIAYFVGASLDPESGHGGLRGYFGKYVRNFLFDYGIL; encoded by the exons ATGGATCCCAAAGTGTATCAGGCTGCAAATTCGGGAGACTTCGATTCCCTGAAGGCAATAATTTCAGGAAATGGAGAGGACCTTTTCTACCAAACAACGCCAAAGGGGAACAACATTCTGCACCTTGCTGCTCAACACAAGCAGGTGCATTTCATCGGACTTGTTCTTCAATGTCCGTCAGGACCCTCCCTTCTTTGGCAAGTTAACTCTAAAGGAGACACTCCCCTGCACCTTGCTGCTAAAGTGGGAAGCCACCAAGTGGTTCGAGTCTTCACTGACTTGGCGAAATCACTCCATTGGGTTGTTGACGACGGACAAGTGGACGCATGTAAAGAGCTACTTCGGAAGCCGAACTTGCACCAGGATACCGCGCTGCACTATGCAATAAGAGGATGCCATAATTGGGTGGTGCAGTTGCTGATTGAAGAAGATCCTCAACTGCGTGATCTTACTAATGCTGCCGATGAATCCCCGCTTTATCTTGCAGTAAGAAGAGGATTTACTTACATCCCTGAGCTGAATTTAGGTGCTTTCTCGTCGTCATCCTCTCATAAGGGCCCTAAAGGTTTGACAGCTCTGCACGCTGCAGTGTTTCGGTCATCCACAT GGTTGTTGAAAATCCTGGAGAAGAGACCAGAAGTGATCAGAGAAGCCGATGATTCGGGGTGGACTCCTCTTCATTATGCCGCTAGCGCAGGCAAAGTAGAAGCAGTACGATTGCTCCTGCGACACGATACGTCGGTAGCATATGTGGTAGACAAAGGGGGGCAATCGGCTCTTCACATTGCAGCATTCCGAGGCCATGTCAATGTCATTGGAGAGCTTCTTAGATCCTGTCCTGACGCTGGTGACATAATGAACACCAAAGGGCAAACGGCACTTCATGCAGCCGTAATCGGTGGACGAGTAAATGTAGTCGAGTACATACTTGGGATGCCAAACCTGGAGGATCTTATAAACGAACAAGATGATGACGGAAACACGGCTCTGCATTTGGCTGCGCTTCGTAAAAAATACGAAGCCATATACATGCTTGCGCGAGACAAGAGGGTGGACCGTATAGCCACAAATAAGGATCATTTGACCGccattgatattttttatgctCATAAAGAG GTCGGCTACAGAGCGGCAAAGGTTAGACATGTGTTGAAATATTCTTGTGGAATCTCAAATTATCAAGGCTTGGTTATTGAATATGTGAAGCAGAGGCTAGACAAGCAACATGCTGAGAGTCAACGCGTTGTGTCTATGACCACAACCACAGAAAGTAGCATcgccaatcaagaaaatctcGATTCGTCAAAAAGAAGCATAGTTGACCTTCAACTACTAGTAGCAGTGCTCATAGCCACAGTCACCTTCACGGCAGCCTTCACGATGCCCGGAGGTCATAACAACGACGGACATGATCAAGGAATGGCGACTCTTGCTGGCAGGGCGGCTTTCCAAGCCTTTGTGATATCTAACACCACTGCATTTGGCTTCTCCATCCTGGCGATATTCTTACAATTCGATACTTCTGTGGCTGGTGAATCTGTGTTCCAACGGAGATACACCGGCATGGCGGGAAATTGCATTTACATTGCGATACTTGGGATGGTGCTGGCCTTTGCTTGTGGTACGTATGTTGTATTGACCAAGACCATCGGGCTTGGAATCATTCCTTATGTCATGTCCGGATGCCTCATGATTGCGTACTTTGTTGGTGCTTCCCTTGACCCCGAGTCTGGACACGGGGGACTACGTGGCTATTTCGGAAAATATGTCCGCAACTTCTTGTTTGATTATGGGATACTCTAG